One segment of Spodoptera frugiperda isolate SF20-4 chromosome 5, AGI-APGP_CSIRO_Sfru_2.0, whole genome shotgun sequence DNA contains the following:
- the LOC118281567 gene encoding retrovirus-related Pol polyprotein from transposon 297, with amino-acid sequence MPNNNRKSRSRSGSRELRHYRHDSRARESESHTGHRDVRSRHRGSQASSSPRRHTTPNNLLTQQMQQILDRLTTLEEQQRALPQAPCELIAAAVPRATPLPSQPPQRRVRVAETKTGTGEGASRRDSAAPPSPERSVSGVIEHDANVADRLINAIRSINTTVRSNQAYFISNFDPSVHDIDTWCEEVDRAKVSNGWSDNECLSRIGNCLKGDARTWLNEWVTSDRSWSNFKREFKPMCPRKPDVANILYEVMSTNSDRYSTYADYARRTLLRLRIVRGLSDELISAIVIRGITDPQIRASATNAKLMPNQLVEFLSIYVKPKLPNSKRPNTSNNDRFSKPSYDASSRKRRFDDGACFTCGKHGHKSSDCYKRLKPIFNNSKGGENGQKSNPAPSTTKLEPCSFCKKPGHRIESCFAKKKAESSNASNVNFCRENVGSRCSDIVVAVIQGIPVDVLIDSGSSISLVSSTLLKHFRCTRKPAFRVLRGIGSQEVESTFFVTLPIEFDKITLEVDLHAVSPEFLTTPIIVGTDVLNREGVTYVRTRDQQYLTYKQGRTDNVMCALSTDDIPIKTSLTGSDLDRMLDLINEFSKFLISGTAATTVNTGSMSIKLNNATPVNYRPYRLSLPEILKVRQIIQELLDKKIIRESESEYASPILLVKKKDGSDRMCVDYRKLNEITVKDRFPLPLIDDQIDRLGKHKFFTSLDMATGFHQIPMDEEAIPLTGFVTPEGHYEYLKMPYGLANAPVVYQRIMSKTLRRQLESGKTLVYIDDVLILSNTVDEGLTYLRDVLQTLADAGFSINLKKCSFLSTEIEYLGRTISQGQVRPSELKVKALVEAPNPKTVKQVRQFLGLASYFRRYIPNFAARSTPITKLTKKGALFVWGSEQEEARQEIIAHLTSEPVLAIYDPSLPIEVHTDASSIGYGAVLLQVHGNGHKRAVGYFSKRTQGAEPRYHSYELETLAVVKALQHYRHYLVGVHFKVVTDCNALKSTQQKKDLLPRVARWWMYLQDFDFALEYRKGSSMSHADYLSRNPVNVCEVRKQQNWARIAQAADEETQQLIQKLTDGQLDSNHYVHKNDLLFYKYSPIGEEPRFLCYVPKGHRLSLLRIFHDEHDHLGADKTLELIRKHFWFPSLKSFVQKYIGHCLICLTHKKAPRAPRQPIHSWEKPCAPFEIVHIDALGPLPQSNGYRYVLIVIDSFSKFCLLYPMFGQDAIELKRLVTNVISLFGTPKLIVADRGRMFQSSDFTKFISELGIDLHLITPEMHHSNGQVERYCRTLLNMIRIQCNHRQDEWADMMWRSQLILNITKQNTTQLSPLNLLVGIEAATPLIRHLVRDAALDSSHPNREAMREMQRQRASERLARNQQQQDTTVNASRKTPRAFETNSLVFVIKQTQSTGKLDSGMRGPYRVVKALPHDRYELQLLTGSYGKSTQAAAQYMKPWRGEWTPETCAAYFENADSNDEEVEFTPERAATHDVHPRGEGMTEPVPGTSGATEPLRIQEEEDEDVLQSGEAVLEE; translated from the exons ATGCCTAATAATAATCGTAAAAGTAGAAGCCGTTCTGGAAGCCGCGAATTGCGCCACTACCGTCATGATTCTCGTGCGAGAGAATCTGAATCTCACACAGGGCACCGCGATGTGCGTAGCCGACATCGTGGTTCGCAGGCAAGCAGCTCCCCAAGGCGACATACTACtcctaataatttattaacccAACAAATGCAACAGATACTAGATCGGTTGACAACGCTCGAGGAACAACAGCGTGCGTTGCCGCAAGCCCCTTGCGAGCTGATTGCCGCTGCTGTACCCCGCGCAACGCCACTGCCGTCACAACCACCACAGCGGCGCGTGCGGGTAGCGGAGACGAAGACTGGGACCGGAGAAGGTGCAAGCCGTCGCGACTCTGCGGCTCCGCCTTCGCCCGAACGTTCCGTGAGTGGGGTCATAGAGCATGATGCCAACGTAGCTGACCGACTGATCAACGCCATACGTTCCATCAATACTACGGTGAGATCCAACCaagcttattttatttctaacttcGATCCTAGTGTCCACGATATAGATACCTGGTGTGAGGAGGTAGATCGCGCTAAGGTCTCTAATGGCTGGAGCGATAATGAGTGTCTGTCTCGTATTGGGAATTGCCTTAAAGGGGACGCTAGGACCTGGCTTAATGAGTGGGTAACTAGTGACCGCAGCTGGAGCAATTTTAAACGAGAATTTAAACCAATGTGCCCCAGGAAGCCCGATgttgcaaatattttgtacGAAGTAATGAGTACAAACTCGGATAGGTATTCAACATATGCAGATTACGCTCGTCGGACGCTACTCAGGTTGCGTATAGTCAGGGGCTTGAGTGACGAATTGATCTCTGCGATAGTAATTCGAGGCATTACCGACCCTCAAATTCGCGCTTCTGCCACAAATGCAAAGTTAATGCCGAATCAGTTAGTAGAGTTTCTTTCGATCTACGTCAAACCGAAATTGCCAAATTCAAAGAGACCCAATACTTCGAATAATGATCGATTTTCGAAACCTAGTTACGATGCGAGTTCGCGTAAGCGCAGATTCGATGACGGGGCATGTTTTACGTGTGGTAAGCATGGCCATAAATCCTCTGATTGTTATAAACGGTTGAAGCCCATTTTCAACAATAGTAAGGGTGGTGAAAATGGTCAGAAGAGTAACCCTGCTCCCAGCACAACGAAACTCGAACCATGTAGCTTCTGTAAAAAACCTGGCCACAGGATCGAGAGTTGTTTTGCTAAAAAGAAGGCAGAATCCAGTAACGCTAGTAACGTAAACTTCTGTCGTGAAAATGTAGGTAGTAGATGCAGTGATATAGTTGTTGCAGTCATACAGGGCATACCCGTTGATGTGCTCATTGATAGCGGCTCAAGTATATCGCTAGTTTCCTCCAcattgttaaaacattttagatGCACACGCAAACCTGCTTTTAGAGTATTGAGAGGTATTGGTAGTCAAGAGGTTGAGTCTACTTTTTTCGTTACTTTACCAATAGAGTTTGACAAAATTACTCTGGAAGTGGATTTGCATGCGGTATCCCCAGAATTTTTAACCACCCCTATCATAGTCGGTACTGATGTGTTGAATCGTGAAGGAGTAACCTATGTCCGTACTCGCGATCAACAATATCTTACTTATAAACAGGGACGTACCGATAATGTCATGTGTGCTTTATCCACAGATGATATCCCTATTAAAACATCTTTGACCGGTTCTGACCTAGATAGAATGCTTGACTTGATCAACGAATTTTCTAAATTTCTTATTTCGGGAACAGCTGCTACTACAGTGAATACTGGCAGCATGTCGATCAAACTAAATAATGCAACACCTGTCAATTACAGGCCGTATAGACTTTCGTTGCCGGAAATTTTGAAGGTTCGTCAGATCATTCAAGAGCTTCTCGATAAGAAGATTATTCGGGAATCAGAGTCTGAATATGCGAGTCCGATACTTCTAGTGAAAAAGAAGGATGGATCGGACCGCATGTGCGTTGATTACCGCAAATTGAATGAAATTACCGTCAAAGACCGCTTCCCTTTGCCATTGATCGACGATCAGATCGACCGGTTAGGGAAGCATAAGTTCTTCACTAGCCTTGACATGGCCACAGGCTTTCATCAGATTCCGATGGACGAAGAAGCAATACCGCTCACGGGATTCGTTACACCAGAAGGtcattatgaatatttaaaaatgccgTATGGTTTAGCGAACGCACCCGTAGTTTATCAGCGCATTATGTCAAAAACTCTTCGACGTCAGTTGGAATCTGGTAAAACCCTTGTGTACATTGATGATGTACTGATACTTAGCAATACTGTAGACGAAGGCCTTACTTACTTGCGTGACGTACTTCAAACGCTTGCTGATGCTGGATTCTCTATCAATTTAAAGAAATGTTCATTTTTATCGACCGAGATCGAGTACCTAGGCCGCACCATAAGCCAAGGTCAGGTACGGCCGAGCGAACTTAAGGTTAAAGCACTGGTAGAAGCCCCTAATCCGAAAACGGTCAAGCAAGTTCGTCAGTTCTTAGGTTTGGCCAGTTATTTTCGTCGTTATATTCCTAATTTCGCTGCTAGAAGCACCCCGATTACCAAACTTACTAAAAAGGGTGCATTGTTTGTGTGGGGAAGTGAACAAGAAGAAGCACGCCAAGAAATAATCGCACACTTAACTAGTGAACCTGTATTAGCCATATACGACCCAAGTTTACCCATCGAAGTCCACACAGATGCAAGCTCAATTGGGTATGGTGCGGTGCTCCTTCAGGTTCACGGGAACGGACACAAACGAGCCGTTGGGTATTTTAGTAAGCGAACGCAGGGCGCCGAACCTCGATACCATTCCTATGAGCTCGAGACTCTGGCGGTGGTCAAGGCGCTGCAGCACTACAGACACTATCTGGTCGGTGTTCATTTTAAAGTGGTAACTGACTGTAATGCTCTGAAATCTACCCAGCAGAAGAAAGACTTGCTGCCACGTGTTGCCAGATGGTGGATGTATCTGCAGGACTTTGACTTCGCCCTGGAATACCGTAAGGGCAGTTCAATGTCGCACGCAGACTATTTGAGTCGAAACCCCGTTAACGTTTGTGAAGTTCGTAAACAGCAAAACTGGGCTCGAATAGCGCAGGCTGCGGACGAGGAGACCCAACAACTCATCCAAAAACTGACAGACGGACAGCTAGATTCAAACCACTACGTACATAAAAACGATCTACTCTTTTACAAGTACTCTCCAATCGGAGAGGAGCCAAGATTCTTGTGTTACGTGCCGAAAGGTCACAGGCTCAGCTTACTCAGGATATTTCATGACGAACATGATCACCTTGGTGCTGATAAGACTTTAGAGCTcattagaaaacatttttggttCCCTTCTTTAAAATCATTCGTGCAAAAGTACATAGGTCATTGTCTTATTTGTTTAACGCATAAAAAGGCCCCGAGGGCTCCACGACAACCAATACACTCGTGGGAGAAACCTTGTGCCCCTTTCGAAATAGTTCATATAGATGCATTAGGCCCTCTGCCTCAATCAAATGGTTATCGATATGTTCTGATTGTAATAGACTCCTTTTCCAAATTCTGTCTATTGTACCCTATGTTTGGACAAGACGCTATAGAATTAAAACGACTCGTTACAAATGTTATTTCGTTATTTGGTACACCGAAATTAATAGTCGCGGACAGAGGCAGGATGTTTCAGAGTTCAGACTTCACGAAGTTCATCTCAGAGTTGGGCATCGACTTGCATCTCATTACACCGGAGATGCACCATTCAAATGGGCAAGTGGAACGTTACTGCCGAACACTTTTGAATATGATTCGCATTCAGTGCAATCATCGCCAGGATGAATGGGCAGACATGATGTGGCGATCGCAACTTATTCTCAACATAACTAAGCAAAATACCACTCAGCTATCGCCACTGAACTTGCTCGTAGGCATCGAAGCAGCCACGCCTCTCATAAGGCACTTAGTACGTGATGCGGCTCTGGACAGTTCTCACCCTAACCGTGAAGCAATGAGGGAGATGCAGAGACAACGGGCGTCGGAGCGTTTGGCTAGAAACCAGCAGCAGCAGGACACGACTGTGAACGCTAGCCGAAAAACACCTCGGGCATTTGAAACTAACTCACTTGTCTTTGTAATTAAGCAGACACAATCGACTGGCAAGCTCGACTCTGGCATGCGCGGGCCCTATCGTGTGGTCAAAGCACTTCCCCACGACCGATATGAGCTACAGCTGTTGACGGGCTCCTACGGTAAATCTACACAAGCTGCGGCTCAGTACATGAAGCCGTGGCGCGGGGAGTGGACTCCGGAGACATGCGCTGCTTACTTTGAAA ACGCAGATAGCAATGATGAGGAGGTAGAGTTCACGCCTGAGCGAGCTGCCACGCATGATGTGCATCCTAGAGGCGAGGGGATGACCGAGCCTGTACCCGGCACCTCTGGAGCCACGGAGCCGCTCCGAATCCAGGAAGAGGAAGACGAGGACGTCCTCCAGTCAGGAGAGGCCGTGTTAGAGGAGTAG
- the LOC118272043 gene encoding fatty-acid amide hydrolase 2-like: protein MSKLCKVIFLYIRLAFDLMVDGIFSLFFNCNNETVPPLDLKKHGMLTESALTLAKKIRQKELKSEELVRAVIERIKEVNPVINAIAVDRYEAALAEAKEVDALIAQGLSDEEFNKKPLLGVPFTTKESQAVKGMPFTLGLICRRNEVAEEDSEAVKRLKDAGAIVVASTNLPELLVWQETRNPVYGMTNNPHHTGRTPGGSSGAEAALTATCATVVSLCSDLGGSTRMPAFYTGMFGYHPTPGTTNLRGIVFRTGEDQETMLSLGFISKHVEDLGPLTKIIAGDKAPLLKLDRDVDFKDIKFYYLERSQDMLLSSVRADLKGAMKSVITRISQETTTTENAPEPYYHRGFNHMYSIWKYWMTKEPEHLPTICTNNKGEANGLIELLKKAVCMSQYCLFTIVRLIEEQYLPKVDSEWAEKISKELKEDLFSKLGDNGVLLMPSAPQPAPYHYSCFLRPYNFAYWAIVNALKCPATQVPLGVNAQGLPLGIQVVAAPYNDALCLAAAKYLSKEFGGAIKACKYKS, encoded by the exons ATGTCGAAGCTATGCAAGGTGATCTTCCTCTACATACGTCTGGCCTTCGACCTGATGGTGGATGGCATCTTCTCTCTATTCTTCAACTGCAACAACGAGACTGTACCTCCACTGGACCTGAAGAAACATGGCATGCTGACCGAGAGCGCCCTCACATTGGCCAAGAAGATCAGACAGAAGGAACTTAAGTCTGAAGAGTTGGTTCGAGCTGTTATTGAGAGGATCAAAGAG GTGAACCCTGTGATTAACGCGATTGCCGTGGACCGGTACGAGGCAGCCCTGGCCGAGGCCAAGGAGGTTGATGCCCTCATCGCACAGGGATTGTCAGATGAAGAGTTCAACAAGAAACCGTTGTTGG GTGTTCCATTCACAACGAAGGAGAGTCAGGCAGTCAAGGGTATGCCCTTCACACTAGGACTGATATGCCGCCGCAATGAAGTGGCTGAGGAAGACAGCGAGGCGGTGAAGAGGCTGAAGGACGCTGGAGCCATCGTCGTGGCATCCACTAACCTGCCTGAACTGCTTGTTTG gcAAGAGACCCGCAACCCTGTATACGGCATGACGAACAACCCTCACCACACTGGCAGGACTCCTGGTGGTTCCAGTGGAGCTGAGGCTGCACTGACTGCAACTTGTGCTACTGTCGTCAGTTTGT GTTCGGATCTCGGCGGGTCTACTCGTATGCCAGCCTTCTACACTGGCATGTTCGGTTACCACCCCACTCCTGGAACTACGAATCTCAGAG GCATAGTATTCAGGACTGGTGAGGACCAGGAGACCATGTTGTCGCTGGGCTTCATATCCAAGCACGTTGAGGATCTGGGCCCCCTCACCAAGATCATTGCTGGAGACAAGGCTCCACTGCTGAAACTCGACAGAGATGTCGACTTTAAG GACATCAAATTCTACTACCTGGAGAGAAGCCAAGACATGCTTCTGAGTAGCGTAAGAGCGGATCTCAAAGGAGCTATGAAGAG cgTTATAACCCGAATCAGCCAAGAGACGACCACAACGGAGAATGCTCCAGAACCTTACTACCACCGAGGCTTCAACCACATGTACAGCATCTGGAAGTACTGGATGACCAAGGAACCTGAACATCTGCCCACCATCTGCACCAATAACAAGGGAGAGGCTAATGGACTTATTGAGTTGTTGAAAAAG GCGGTGTGTATGAGCCAATACTGCCTGTTCACAATCGTGCGTCTGATTGAGGAGCAGTACTTGCCGAAGGTGGACTCCGAGTGGGCCGAGAAGATCTCCAAGGAGTTGAAAGAAGACTTATTC AGCAAGCTAGGCGACAACGGCGTCCTCCTGATGCCGAGCGCCCCGCAGCCAGCCCCCTACCACTACTCCTGCTTCCTGCGGCCCTATAACTTCGCGTACTGGGCCATCGTCAACGCTCTCAAATGTCCTGCTACTCAG GTACCTCTCGGTGTGAACGCCCAAGGTCTTCCCCTGGGTATCCAAGTGGTGGCGGCTCCGTACAACGACGCCCTCTGCCTGGCCGCCGCCAAGTACCTCAGCAAGGAGTTCGGAGGTGCCATCAAAGCCTGCAAATATAAATCGTAG
- the LOC118271608 gene encoding sodium-coupled neutral amino acid transporter 9 homolog isoform X2, which produces MSRAEAEPLLQGAVTPTYRAVSSESIDSLGPGDLSSNEVLTTFQNTFENTFKPERVKKQSSLVTIFSVWNTIMGSSLLTMAWGVERAGLPAALLLLAFMAALCLYTAYVLLRVNKYHGSASCEVPALCRELLGRWAEVVAHVFSVLVLLGANIVYWILITNFLYFTVNYFIDLSSSNVTQYNTSLLCPRHANQSLLLVEPEEDSPYWGLHTTVPIYVAILVFPLLNFKDVSFFTKFNSLGTLSVAYLLIFVLVKGFAWGINIGSMMTETHALRNAAVLSGMLALSFYIHNIIITIMGNNARQENNGRDLTIAFLLVTITYTLVGAVFYICFPLAKSCIEDNLLNNFEMHDVMTALARILLLFQVITVYPLVAFMLRTEAILLLPFEKSRLLTVAINLAIMALCILVACFCPSIGTIIRYTGAVSGLVHIFALPSLLQIRSLQLRGKLTWWKTVFYCAILVFGAVNLLMQFFINE; this is translated from the exons GGTCCAGGAGATCTATCGTCCAATGAAGTACTCACAACGTTCCAAAACACATTTGAGAACACTTTCAAGCCAGAGAGAGTCAAGAAACAAAGTTCACTAGTCACTAT ATTCTCAGTATGGAACACAATAATGGGCTCGTCCTTACTGACGATGGCGTGGGGCGTGGAGCGCGCAGGGCTGCCAGCCGCGCTGCTACTGCTGGCGTTCATGGCAGCCCTGTGCCTCTACACAGCTTACGTGCTGCTCAGGGTCAATAAATACCATG GCAGTGCAAGCTGCGAGGTGCCGGCGTTATGCCGCGAGTTGTTGGGTCGGTGGGCGGAGGTGGTGGCGCACGTGTTCAGCGTGCTCGTGCTGCTGGGCGCCAACATCGTCTACTGGATACTCATCACCAACTTCCTCTACTTCACcgtcaattattttattg ATCTCTCCTCGTCCAACGTGACGCAGTACAACACCTCCCTGCTGTGTCCCCGTCACGCGAACCAGTCCCTCCTACTGGTAGAACCGGAGGAGGACTCCCCCTACTGGGGACTCCACACCACGGTGCCAATCTACGTCGCAATATTAGTGTTCCCGCTACTCAACTTCAAAGACGTATCATTCTTCACCAAGTTTAATTCTTTAG GCACACTATCAGTAGCCTACCTGCTGATCTTCGTGCTAGTGAAGGGCTTCGCGTGGGGCATCAACATCGGGTCCATGATGACGGAGACGCACGCGCTGCGCAACGCGGCCGTGCTCAGCGGGATGCTGGCTTTGTCCttctacatacataacatcatcATCACTATAATGGGCAACAATGCCAGGCAGGAGAATAat GGTAGAGACCTGACGATAGCGTTTCTGCTGGTGACGATCACGTACACGCTGGTGGGAGCCGTGTTCTACATCTGCTTCCCGCTCGCCAAGTCCTGCATCGAAGAT AATTTGTTGAATAACTTCGAGATGCACGACGTGATGACTGCACTGGCTAGAATATTACTGCTGTTTCAA GTAATCACAGTATACCCGCTGGTAGCGTTCATGCTCCGCACGGAGGCGATCCTGCTGCTGCCGTTCGAGAAGTCGCGGCTGCTGACCGTCGCCATCAACCTGGCCATCATGGCGCTCTGCATCCTCGTCGCCTGCTTCTGTCCCAGCATTGGGACTATTATCAG ATACACAGGCGCAGTGAGCGGTCTAGTCCACATCTTCGCGCTCCCCTCCCTCCTTCAGATCCGGTCCCTGCAGCTGCGGGGCAAGCTGACCTGGTGGAAGACTGTCTTCTACTGCGCTATCCTAGTCTTCGGAGCCGTCAACCTACTCATGCAGTTCTTCATCAACGAATAA
- the LOC118271962 gene encoding uncharacterized protein LOC118271962 gives MNTKEKLISEVRKYNFLYDLSDSKYCDSVKREEAWKEISKTLAVPVSTCKRTWLNLREAHRRAIKKKKSKSIQGIVPKKKWRYEDEMDFLKPHFKERRRVSTHPRDSDEESTGNEDSQMSVPDCQSDASITEDRPTSASCMFMQRPAHTFTSKFPKEKKPRLRHMDDGSSTSSLLMKYILKKKEKKIQEDDIDKFFSGIAATVKKFKKYNKALIKAQIFNIVSEMELREINEKENNTTE, from the exons AtgaatacaaaagaaaaactcATCTCAGAAGTACGgaaatataactttttatacGATTTAAGTGACTCAAAGTATTGTGATAGCGTGAAAAGGGAAGAAGCGTGGAAGGAAATAAGCAAGACCTTAGCGGTAccag tatCTACCTGCAAGAGAACATGGTTGAATTTAAGGGAAGCTCATCGCAGGgctattaagaaaaaaaaatccaaaagtATTCAAGGTATAGTCCCTAAAAAAAAATGGCGATATGAGGATGAAATGGATTTTTTGAAACCCCACTTTAAAGAAAGACGAAGAGTATCTACACATCCCAGAGATAGTGACGAGGAAAGTACTGGCAATGAAGACTCTCAAATGTCTGTTCCGGACTGCCAATCAGATGCTTCAATAACAGAAGATCGTCCCACATCTGCCTCCTGTATGTTTATGCAGAGGCCTGCACACACATTCACGTCCAAGTTTCCAAAGGAAAAAAAGCCAAGGTTACGTCACATGGATGACGGATCTTCTACATCGTCATtgttaatgaaatatattttaaagaaaaaagaaaagaaaatccaGGAAGATGATATTGACAAATTCTTTTCTGGTATAGCTGCAACTGTgaaaaaatttaagaaatacAATAAAGCGTTGATAAAGGCCCaaatttttaatatagtttCAGAAATGGAACTGCgagaaattaatgaaaaagaaaataacacaaCGGAATAA
- the LOC118271607 gene encoding phosphoglucomutase yields MPSVVNVDTNPFEGQKPGTSGLRKKVKVFLQEHYTENFVQSILDANKDSLAGCTLVVGGDGRYLVKEVVDKIIKISAANGVGRLLVGQDGILSTPAVSCIIRKYKALGGIVLTASHNPGGIDNDFGIKFNCANGGPAPDATTNQIYALTTAIKQYKIVPDIACDISKIGVSNYDIGGNKFTVEVIDSVNDYVAYMKEIFDFNQIRALVQGTEQRKPFNVLIDSMNGVTGPYVKRIFIDELGAREGNVRRIVPLEDFGGAHPDPNLTYAADLVNAVKGGDYDLGAAFDGDGDRNMIIGRGAFFVTPSDSLAVLASHLQLIPYFQRTGVRGFARSMPTAAAVDRVAAATGFEMFEVPTGWKYFGNLMDAGRLSLCGEESFGTGSDHIREKDGLWAALAWLSVLAGTGQSVEDILKAHWAKYGRNYFTRYDYEECASDSCNEMMQVLEKTITSPGFVGSSHASGGKTYVVKVADNFSYMDPIDQSVAMKQGLRIIFEDGSRIVLRLSGTGSSGATVRLYIDSYEAKDVLGDAQVMLKPLIDVALQISDLQKYTGRDAPTVIT; encoded by the exons atgccTAGTGTAGTAAATGTGGACACAAACCCGTTTGAGGGACAGAAGCCGGGCACGAGTGGTTTGCgtaaaaaagttaaagttttccTACAAGAACATTACACGGAAAACTTCGTGCAGAGTATTCTGGATGCGAATAAAGACTCCTTGGCTGGATGTACGTTGGTAGTCGGCGGAGACGGCCGGTACCTCGTGAAAGAGGTTGTGgataaaatcatcaaaatctCCGCTGCTAATGGA gTTGGAAGGCTGCTGGTCGGTCAGGATGGTATCCTCTCCACTCCTGCTGTCTCTTGCATCATCAGGAAATACAAGGCTCTTG GTGGTATCGTCCTCACAGCGTCTCACAACCCAGGTGGCATAGACAATGACTTTGGAATCAAATTCAACTGCGCCAATGGCGGCCCGGCGCCCGACGCGACCACCAATCAGATCTACGCGCTCACCACCGCCATTAAACAATACAAGATTGTGCCCGACATTGCTTGCGATATTTCCAAGATCGGCGTTTCTAATTATGAT ATCGGTGGCAACAAGTTCACAGTGGAAGTGATAGACTCGGTCAACGACTACGTGGCGTACATGAAGGAGATCTTCGACTTCAACCAGATCCGGGCGCTGGTACAGGGCACGGAGCAACGGAAGCCGTTCAACGTACTCATCGATTCTATGAATGGCG TGACCGGTCCCTACGTGAAGCGTATATTTATCGACGAGCTAGGCGCGAGGGAGGGCAACGTGCGTCGTATCGTGCCTCTGGAGGACTTTGGCGGCGCCCATCCAGACCCTAACCTCACCTACGCTGCTGACCTCGTCAACGCTGTCAAGGGGGGAGACTATGATCTTGGAGCTGCTTTTGATGGAGATG GCGACAGGAACATGATCATAGGTCGCGGCGCGTTCTTCGTGACCCCATCAGACTCGCTGGCAGTACTCGCGAGCCACCTGCAGCTGATCCCGTACTTCCAGCGCACCGGAGTCCGGGGCTTCGCCCGCTCCATGCCTACTGCGGCTGCTGTCGACAGGGTCGCCGCTGCTACCGGCTTCGAGATGTTTGAAGTGCCTACTG GTTGGAAATACTTCGGTAACCTGATGGACGCGGGGCGCCTGTCCCTGTGCGGCGAGGAGAGCTTCGGCACGGGCTCCGACCACATCCGGGAGAAGGACGGGCTCTGGGCCGCGCTGGCCTGGCTCTCCGTCCTCGCGGGGACTGGACAGTCCGTGGAAGACATACTCAAGGCCCACTGGGCCAAATATGGCAGGAACTATTTTActag ATACGACTACGAAGAATGCGCGAGCGACTCCTGTAACGAGATGATGCAGGTGCTGGAGAAGACGATCACGTCTCCAGGGTTCGTGGGCTCCAGCCACGCCAGCGGCGGCAAGACCTACGTTGTCAAAGTGGCCGACAACTTCTCCTACATGGATCCCATCGATCAGAGCGTTGCTATGAAACAG ggTCTCCGCATCATTTTCGAGGATGGTTCCCGCATTGTGCTGCGACTGAGCGGCACTGGCAGCTCGGGCGCCACTGTCAG ACTATACATAGACTCGTACGAAGCTAAAGATGTGCTGGGCGACGCTCAGGTAATGTTGAAGCCTCTGATAGACGTCGCGCTGCAAATATCCGACCTGCAGAAATACACCGGACGCGACGCACCCACTGTTATCACATAA